TCCAGGGCAGCGTGGCGGATGCTCTCCCTCTTCTGTTCCTTGCGGCGCTCGAAACCGTTCATATCACTAACCAAAGAGCATATTCCATACTCTCTGTACTATTTCACTACAAATTATACAAATTTCTATTGACAAAGTCAAGAGGTTAGTTTATGATATGTACTAAATGTACCGCTTTATTTCAATTTCTACACTTATGTGAAGCCGGAAAAGGAAAGGAGAACAAATGGCCGGAGACGCGATAATTGCCCAAAACCTGATCTACAGCTACGGTCAGCTGCTGGCGGTAGATGATATCAGCTTCAAGGTGGCCGAAGGTGAAATCCTCGGTTTCCTCGGTCCCAACGGTGCCGGCAAGTCCACCACGGTCAAGATGCTCACCGGACAACTCCAACCCAAGGGCGGCCAGGCAACGCTGCTGGGAATAGACGTTGCCCGAAACCCGGAGAAAGTGCAGGGTAATATCGGTGTCTGTTTCGAGCTACCCAACCTCTACGAGCAGATGAGCGCCGAGGAGAACCTGAATCTGTTCGCCCGCCTTTTCGGTATAAGGCCCTTCGATGCCGACGCCCTGCTGAAACGCGTCGGTCTCGGCGGCCGGGAGCACGACCGCGTGGAGGGCTATTCCAAGGGCATGAAACAGCGTCTTATGGTGGCCCGTGCCCTGGTGAACCGACCCAGCATCCTCTTTCTCGACGAACCGACGGAAGGCCTCGACCCGACGTCGTCAGAGACCATCCGCAACATCATCCTCCAGGAACGGGAACGGGGGGCAACCGTTTTCCTGACCACCCACGACATGATGGAAGCCGACAAGCTATCCGACCGCGTGGCCTTTGTCGATAACGGAAAGATAGTGGTCCTGGACACGCCGCACAACCTCAAGCAGCAGTACGGCAAGCGGGCACTCAGGGTAGAGGTAGCCAGGCCGGACGGCGGGCTTGACAACCGTGAGGTCATCCTGGACAAGCCGGAGACGGCAGGTGACGTCCAGGGTCTCT
Above is a genomic segment from Dehalococcoidales bacterium containing:
- a CDS encoding ABC transporter ATP-binding protein; amino-acid sequence: MAGDAIIAQNLIYSYGQLLAVDDISFKVAEGEILGFLGPNGAGKSTTVKMLTGQLQPKGGQATLLGIDVARNPEKVQGNIGVCFELPNLYEQMSAEENLNLFARLFGIRPFDADALLKRVGLGGREHDRVEGYSKGMKQRLMVARALVNRPSILFLDEPTEGLDPTSSETIRNIILQERERGATVFLTTHDMMEADKLSDRVAFVDNGKIVVLDTPHNLKQQYGKRALRVEVARPDGGLDNREVILDKPETAGDVQGLFSKERVITVHSEEASLEDIFIEITGRGLVG